The sequence GAAAATGTCGTTGGGGGTGCCCACCTGGTCTACCCGCCCGTGATCCATCACGACGATCTGGTCGGAGAGGGAGTAGGCTTCGTCTTGATTGTGGGTGACCTGGATAAAGGTCATGCCAAACTGGCGCTGAAGTTTGCGCAGTTCGCCCCGGGTTTTGACCCGCAATGATTCATCGAGGGCGCTGAGGGGTTCGTCGAGCATGAGCACCTGGGGGCGGGTGACCAGGGCACGGGCGAGGGCGACCCGCTGCTGCTGGCCACCGCTGAGCTGGGCGGGTTTGCGATCGCTAAAACTGCTCAACCCCACTACCTCTAGCATTTCGCCGACGCGGTGCTGGCGATCGGCCTTGGTCATGCCGCGCATTTTGAGACCAAAATCGACGTTATCCCACACGGTTTTATGGGGAAACAGCGCATAGTTTTGAAACATCATGGCGGTGTTGCGCTGGGTAGCCGGAATGCTGTTAATGCGCGTTTCACCAATGTAAATATCGCCTTCAGAAATCTCTTCGTGGCCTGCGATCATGCGCATGGTTGTGGTTTTGCCGCAGCCGCTAGGCCCGAGCAAACAGGTGTAAGACCCGGCAGCAATATCGAGGGTAAT is a genomic window of Nodosilinea sp. E11 containing:
- a CDS encoding ABC transporter ATP-binding protein, with protein sequence MQDTQLEPVLTLEAVPKDLQAEAKGVSLRDVTKKYGSFAAVQNITLDIAAGSYTCLLGPSGCGKTTTMRMIAGHEEISEGDIYIGETRINSIPATQRNTAMMFQNYALFPHKTVWDNVDFGLKMRGMTKADRQHRVGEMLEVVGLSSFSDRKPAQLSGGQQQRVALARALVTRPQVLMLDEPLSALDESLRVKTRGELRKLQRQFGMTFIQVTHNQDEAYSLSDQIVVMDHGRVDQVGTPNDIFTRPLSKFVAKFTGDNNIFEGTITSAVQDTSGQLIQLDVPGLGNLLCLGDYAQVGSTAACCIRADLMQIKTPDEAEKSVCGPATNRVTARITAVEFTGYVTRVSLVLERNGMEVLYKARTPDWLTTSFTEGQVVVLDWAAADCVFLSH